A stretch of DNA from Montipora foliosa isolate CH-2021 chromosome 4, ASM3666993v2, whole genome shotgun sequence:
attttttttggaaatgggAAAATGTAGTAAAGCAACTGCGTTATTCATTACCTTCATTATTATTCAGCCACCACCCTTTTCCTCTGTCGGGATGCTCCGACAAACTCCGTTCTAATAATTAACCATGCTATCATGAGAAAAACGGTCTGTTGGCAACTTTGTGGTTGCGTGGGAGACAGGGTCGAGAGTCTTATGGAATTGCACTGTGGGGCTGTTTTGCGGATGAGCCACTGTTTATGGAGTTGTTTATTCTGCAAAGCAAAAAGACTTTGGTATATTCTTGCACGATAACAATTAACTCCGGGTTAAATCTTCATAACGTTTAATACGTAAACATCGTGTGTACCATGATCTCACCGACCTTTTGATCATATCTTTTCGTTTTCCGGACAATTTTGCATCTTGGAAAGCGAGCTATCGTTTACAAATTGCCATTGCACAATGTTCTGGTGGTGTTAAGGAAGCTCAGCTCATGGCATATCGCTTTCTTGCAACTGGAGTTCTTGCTCTGCGCACGCAATGATGAAAATGCGTCCGTTAAAACAGTCCCACAAATTGAATGCAATTCAACACTCTCGATTCTGTCTCCCTGCGCGACCTCAAAGTGGCCCATGCGTTATGAAGGTTACTAGTACTGTTGGCAAATTTACAGTAGAGGCTGCCGAAGGCAATTTATTTGGCAAAGGTAGCAGCAGATCACCACATCTGTGCAGTGAAACAGAGTGTTCGCCTTGTtatatttcttttatattttgttCTGTGTCGCTATAGATATTAGGTGACGACAAGGGAAACAACAATATCGTCATTCAATACAATGTGACCATCAGAGATCATCTTTTGCTTGCAAACAACTCCAAGCATTGGGTTGGAGCAGGTATGCGCAGTGGATACCAGATGCTATGGGTTGGACAAGAGGCACTCTATGTTTACAAGGTAAAGATTGGCCAGGATCAGTCTATGGAGAACAGCTGCTTTCATCTTTTAGTTTATTGTAAAACCGGCTGTACTTTCAATGTCACTATTGTTAATTGTAGGATAAATGATTGTATGAAATCAAAACATTTTCCTATTGTGAAAACATTGAACCAACGTCATGAACATAAGTAATGTACTTCATTAACAGCCAAAGCCCTGTAGCAGGCACTTATAAACTTCTTTTTGCATTTCGTTCTTCTCTTCAGAGCGAGCCATCACTCATCGCCAACCTTACTACCCGAAACGAATCCTACATCAAGCGATATTTGATTGGAGACAGGCTTGTTGTCGACTGGGTCGTTCAACACACCTACAACACGTCGTACGAAGATGCAGAAAACGTGACGATCTCCTTCAACTCCAACTCACTGAAAATTTTAAGCGGGACGTGGCGTATGTCCAGTGGCTCTGAAACCCCCTTAACGCTAAAAGACAACTTTAGTTCGAATGCAATCGAAGTTGAACAACTGGCGATGGGTGAGTCTTTTCAAAGGTTTGTCACAAAGCTCTTTGCACCTGAGAGAAGTTTCTTAGAAGCGGTTTTTGAAGCCATATATGATATTTTGGATAGGGTGTATTCTATGTAGTTCGGACCGTTAATTTCCGTAGTTTGGTTTTGTTGAGTGGAGTTAAAATCTACATAAAAGTCTTACTATCCTCGTTTTCTTGGGTAATTACTTATAGTTCGGGGATCAAAATCGGTTTCGCAAGATGTATATAAAACAACGTCTATCacctataaataaataaataaataaataaataaataaataaataaataaataacgggAAGGTTCGTTAATGTATCTTACGGGGACTGGCGACTGAAATAACAACAGGGTTCTCATATGTTGTATGTTACGTAAGATGCTTAGCAAGAGGCGGTTTGCTTGGCTAAAATAATAAGTTAGGTAACTTCAACATAGGTGagatttaattttcaaaaaataaaaattggagTTAAGGCACTTTTCTCAAAATCACTCTTGATTAAAACTGAAAATGTTTGTGTCATTTTAGGAAAGAAAATCGACGGATCTTTAGTATTAGAGGTCAGCAACAATATCTCTCCACTGGAAACTCTGAACATATTTCTAGAGCTAAGGTACAAGAATATCAGAGGGGACGAAAAGCAGAATACTACCTTCACGGTCTCGCCACCTTTTGTTGCTGGGGTACCAGTCTTTTGCCTGAAACATAACgcttcaaccaatcagattcgcATTGGAGGccgtgcaaagtttttctttgaaattctgATGATAAGATTGATCTCCACCGTGACAGTGGAGGTGAGTAACAACAATAATGAATATTTTACCAGTATTTATTATGTTCCTTTTGTATGTAACCATGAGAAAATAAGAAGAGAGAGGAGTGTAGGGGCTTTGGCCAGGATATGTGAATttcacaaaagttatttttagatcggaTGTCTGTTTCCCGAGACGTCCGCGACTATTAAACGGGACCTCATACCAACTTCTCTTGGATTGTGTGACGGCGGCTGTTAAATATTTCGCATGCCTTTTGGGGCAAGAGATACTTCTTCCCTTGCTTCcgaaactcttttttttttcgtcaacAAACTGTAATTCAACTCGGTAGGCCGTTTTGAATTTTCTGGTGGACGTCTCGGGAAACAGACGTCCACGTTCGTAACACCTATAAAAACGTAACTGAAAttaacatatcccaagggctaaACTGGGGGACCTCCTCTCTGTTTCCTTAACTTTCTCGTGATGTAACTAAACATATCAATCATTCAACTGAGTCGCTTCGCAGGATACACTAGTAATGGACATTTCCAACTCGAATTAGACGTTAGGTATAATATACGTCCTTATTGGTTCTTCAAAACATGAATAGCAGCAAAACAGTATTGTGATTTTTCCCATCAGATTAAAACGAGTAGCTATAGGCAAACGAATATAGTGATTAGCAGACGCATTTACCCTGTTTGGTGCAAAAGTacaattttaaataaatggGAATTTATTtggagatcatcgcagttaagcagaaatttaaagtgcctatcacctcaacacacttttccaatcTATTTAtactccgaaatcgtcccaaacgcatcgtgttgtttttagactgaaccttttgattgaaattttattgGTATTCAAAGACCGGAAAAGtgatcatactttgatccataacgcAGCAATGAAGGAAAATGGGTTCGAtgccgggttgacgtcacaaattaatttgctttgaaatagttctttgaaaacaccaatgcaaattaatttgtgacgtcaacccggtatcgaacccattccccatCAGCGTTCAGCAATGGTGATGTaacagctctcgtaacgtataatgtgattggctcgctaaCCTAGCCAAAAACGAAAGagtaaacaattgaaacaatgacttagacttaaaaacaatagaagctgcctACAATACTAAACAATAACAGGTTActagagctgctacactactgttaAGCGACATTAGCCAAGAAGACGTTTATGAGTTACCATGTTTGAGTTCCTATTTcgattatttcattatttctttCTGACCGAAAATAATACTGTTACTGCCACAAGGAATGCCAGTGTGTAAATTAATATGTAAATGAGAGAAACTTTGCGTGAATATATACAACATGTCAAGAGAGTAGAGTGCATGACGCAAGAGAACGGATCTCCATGCCGCATCATAGTTTTTTAAAGTCTAATGttagtttcgcaaagctatttcgAGTTCTCCTTCCCAATGCCGCGCATATTTAAAAATgtattacgtcattacaactagCCAATCAGttgcctctctaaaaatagctgcgtagctaacattagattttaaaaaactatcatTGGAAGTGGCCATAtatgggggatccgttctcttacttTATCCGACCCTCTCTTGATACATATTTGATTACttacatttgcatattttatttCAGGTGATCCTTCCAGTGAATGGAACATCAATCATGTCCCTTGTATATTTCAAAGTCAACTCGGTGGGTAAAAACATCCAGAACCATATCGCTCTAAGCAAGGTAACGGCAAAATTGAACTCCACTGTCGGAGATCCGAAACTCTACGACCGCGGTGTGCTGGACTTCGGTACGGTCGGAAATGAATACGGAGTCGCAGATCACCCCGATAACAAGATAGCGATGGAATTTGAGATCATTGTTAATGATCACGCAAACGTTACGAATGGGTCAAAGCACTGGGTTGGGGTAGGGGTTCGCGGTGGCAAGCGAATGATGTGGATTGGGGACGTGGCTCTGATAGCTGACGTACCTCTGTCCAGGAGACCGGTTTTGCAAGTTTCAGCTACATGCACCCTTAATGGTACTCAACAGGAATGCAAAGATGCCACAAGTCTGAAAAGAAGGTGAAAGTAAACTCTATAAATACAGCTTTGGATATAAACGTAGATTCGCCTGTTGAGAAGAATAATTTTATGAAGCActgatgttttgttttctctagtGAGAATACTTTAAGTTACGACATCATTTAAAAAACTCCTGATAGGTTACTGCAGTGCATTTGTGTGCCGTCCACTATTGTCGAACATGTTACCACCTATAATTGTCTGGCTGCGTTCGACTCTCTCAGCCAAAACCAATCGTCTCTTGTTCCAATCGTCCCCTGTTCTGATCGAGTTTCCCCGGGTTTATGCCAACACGGTCAACAAAGACTTGGAGGGTAAAAAtgataaggatttgtatgggaatctcgataacaaactcaTTCAAAAAGATATTTGCACGCAAAAgctctcaataaaaaagccgaaCTTTATTGTGCCGGTGACTTTCTCGTTTTCTGTTCCTGATTTAACGCAATTTAAGGGACTTCTCAGCTTCCAGGGTTGTCGCTCGTACATAAGTAAAGGAGaagctggaaagtaatttctagcttacctcacatctcgcctaATAATCACACTTCTCCCGCATCAGTCATACTCAAACTCCGGCTATGGCCACAGGGATACATTTATTTCTCTTTGActaagtttcaaggtccagcgagtaccAATTGTTCAAATATTCCAAATTCTTCGAGGCTCGCCTACAACGAATCTGGACACGCAAAGTCAACCTTTTACTGatttgctctcaccgtatcgagAATCAATCGAACGGTTGACTTGCCGTGTCCAAACTCTTGtaagcctcgaaggattttgagaactttcgcctgtaaatatctttttgagtTTGTTATATCTGAAATTCCCATACGAATCCTTGTtagtttaaagtgcccctaaccccaaaatatttttttcgcttaaatgaatctttgcacctgttcgagacgcaaTGCgatcatttttttgctttttctaactaatcCTGCTATTTTacaggcttcgaaagttgcgaaaatccaagcatctttttttcacgaccgagtcagaaggggagtggatctattcctgatgtgacattacaatctactttgcatgcatttttacaaagagttaatgcaatgtaaatcagtttttgacgtcacatcaggaatagacccactccccttctgactcggttcTGAACAAAAGATgattggatttttgcaactttcgaagcctataaaatggcaggatttgttagaaaaatgaaaaaatggccgcaatgcgtttcgaacaggtgcaaagattcattttagcgaaaaaaatattttggggttaggggcactttaatttaCCCCCCGAGCCTGGGGTGCCTGTGATGCCAATAacatatagagcgttttcactcacgtcaCTAAAATGGTGctaatttgatgaaacaaaagaaactatttgcatgaaaatagagttcaattccaaggggattagtttggtacaacaatatggccgccgtttctttgttttggaacaccaacatggctgccgtgacgtcatgtgaaaacgctcttttatttgcttttatttcaGTTCCAGTATGACTTCAATTGATGGCTCAGAATAGTAGCACTAGGAAGTCATTAAGCAGTAAATCAGATCAATAAGCGATGACTCAATTCTTTATTTAGTGATGGCAGGGaatgttttctttgctttttcgGACATCAATGCCTTTCAATTCCGAGAGAAATTTCTGACAAGCTCTGACGGCGAAGAAAATTGTGTTTTTAAAGGTTTCTGAAATGGAAAAAGTTATTTTAAAGTCTTTTTTCGCATTTACATTGTCAATAGGCGGTTGATTGAGAATGGTCAATTGCAAGAGCCCATAActaggagcctacaactccgataatttcacagatcaagctgtttttgacgagttcttaaataagatttggtttgcacgagtgaccattctcaatcccatgggtactAATAAATCTCACGCAACACTTGTAATCAGCTGGAAATGTCTgctttcgcgggaaaatcaatctaaaataactcggtctgtaaaaacgctcCTAGTCATGAACTCTTGTcaattgaaaacaatggtttttgCCAATACTTTCGCGCTTCCTTCCTTTCAGCTCCAGAGTTTATTTCAACGGTACCGTGTCCCATGCCCATACCTCGCAACAATATGCAGACAAAGTCAACGTGTTCTGGATGATGCCACCTTATGTACAGTTTTCACAGCTTGGTCGCCACGAAGAGTTGTCCTACCAGTATACGCAGCAGGGACCCAAATTTAGCGTACGTTTTTCATAACACATGCACTCGTACTTGAATTTTCGTAACAATTCCGTAAAGGATGTGGATATGAAGAGATTTGATATCAAAGACATATATTTGAAATGCGGAATaaacctctttacagttgtgtgcttagttacctggcctttaaatgaaagtgaggctggtgttgaccctGTTATgttacagacctccctccttttcttatgttactgatgttgttgtcatgctaattagtaagaatttacataaggaAAGCATTGAAGCCTCACTTTCAGTCATAGTCCAGGTAACTAAGCAAACAACTGCAAAATGGACTATTTAACGTGGGCTTTGCTATCGTTATCGCTTACGAAACCGGTTAATAACTGCAATGATAAGAAATCTTAACAAAATTCTTCTGCACAAAAAAAGGCTCAAATAAAGCTGGGACTAACGCTGAAAATTACTATTACCTTACTATTTTTAGTTTAACAAGAAGTTACATTTCTTGGATAAGTTTTCCTTCTCTGTGGAAGGGGAATTGGATCCTTATGGCTTAATGCCTCCTGGCGATAATTATGCGGTGTCCCCAATACAACTTTCCTACAGTCCATACAGCTTGTCAGCGGTGTTTGGTGCTCCACTTGTTCCAGTCTCCCTCAAGTTCACGTCGCCAGGTGGGTTGCGCTCAATGGAAAGACTTGCCGTGTTAATATGAATTCCTGTGTTAATTAGGTGAAAAATGCTTTGTATTACCAAACTTTAGCCATAAAAATATTTGGGGGAATATTGCGAACTGTATAAGTGCGATTGTAATTACTGCGTTACAGCAACTATGGTATTTTCAACCAGAGCTAAACGTGATTCATTACCCTAACTTTCATAGGAGTTTCAAACTCCACTAAAATTTACACCAAgtgttttaatttattttaaatcttaTAGGAAAAGGTGCTCCTGAAGTAACACCATCTGGTTTGCCCGGTACGTGGGTTATTTTACGCCTGTAGAGTATTCCGCTCATTGACTGACTGACGTGTTAATTAACTGACCGGCTGATATGTTGACCGGAGAATTGACGCGCTGACTTGCGGACTGCACTGGTTGAATGACTGACCGAATGAGTAGCTAGCTGGTTGACTGTGACTGTGAGTTTCGATTGGCTGATTGACTGACTCGATCACTGGCTGAGTAACGTAACTAGCTTACTGACTGATTGGACGACTGGCTGATTTGCCCGACTGACTGATTATACGTATGTAAAGTTGAGCAACTGGCGCAACTGATCAGTTGACGACTTCATGCCACACCCATGCAGGTCTGCAAACTAGTCATCTGCCAACCGTTCTTGTGATGATTACCTAATCCATGACGAGCAAGAAAAGAAATGCAGACTTGTTGCACAAAGGAATATGTGAGTTACGAAGGAGCGAAAAACCGATGTTTAACCATGCGAtctctcttcttttcttttttttcttgaagagACTTACAAACGAGGATTTCTTTTGGACTCAACGAATGATATTGTCTACATTTGTCAGCAATCAAAAGAGAGGTAAGAAGTTGACTGAAAAAAAGTTATGGAAATAAAAGCTATGATCGTTCAACATATTGCGGTCAAGCGGATTTCTTTCAAAGAACCAGAATGCGTAGCATCTCCTTATTTTGAATTAGTTTTGTACTTGGCTTGAGGCCAAGTAGTCAAACCTTAATACGTCCAGTCATAATCATTGCATTATATCGTCGTGTCAAAGTCAAACAAACTTTGAAACGACGATAGACCCCTTATGCAGGCCCACAGCTGTTATGATGCaccgcacaccggtggctcagttggttgggcatcgggctgtcacgcgggtgCTCGCGGACAAACGGACCAACGTTCAGGgtcttaattaaaataactgaggagaaagtgctgccgtTGTAATTAcgtacatccgcaaatggttagactttcacatcttctcagataaggactataaaccgtaggccccgtatCACAAATTTCTTCCATATTTATAACTtatctgtgggacgttaaagaacccacacacttttCGAGaggagtaggggatgaagtccccggtgttgtggctgtcctgttctctccagcagaagtttCCAGCTTTGTGGTGATGTCTCCAAGAAGGCTTGTTGAGTATggggccacctaagcagaaacagcgataagtcaaaaagggaccttgccgTGTGCTGGAATATTTAGACTTAGATTTAATCGTCACACTAACAACTCAGTACACGTTTGTTCaagctagtgaggatgattaacacaaagaaaaagaataatttcttggtcgccatttatgaatacggtctatactcAGAACCTTGGAAGAGAAAAAGGCGCAACAGCAACTCATGGTTAGTTAGCTTTAGTTAAGATGCACCTGAAAAACGTGCAGTAAAAGAAGTTGTTTTGCCTTTCTCCTTGCTTTTGTTCTGAGTGAGATTCCGCATCCAAGAACAGCTAATTATCAAAAATGGCAAACAGCAGTCGTGGAAAGACAGCCGGAACTCGTTGAAGATTTATCCATGGGGATGATAACAGTTATTTAACATATCAAAATACAGGATAACCAACTGAACAGCGTCTCGTAAAAATTTAAGAGTTTTTCTGAACAAACGTGTACTGAGTTCCGCAAGCGACCATGCCATGTTTGATTGACAAATGATGGCACCACTCCTTTTAAGGTCCTTTTCCGTGTTTAAGCCATGTGATGCAAACCAAACCTTATTTTTGACACCAAGCTAGATCCACTGCACCAGGTAACTTTCTCAAAAATCAATGGTGATAACCAAATAGATATAACACATTTAAAAATCTTATTTCCATGAATTTTTCTCAAGGACGTCGTCAAGCTGTTTTTCGACATCATCAAACGAGGCAGTCATATGGACTGGTAAGGAAGATAATAAGGAAGTGTTTCCATGTTTCCTGTAATAATTAGGAGTAATGCCTGCTTTTTGGTTCTCAAGAATATCAGTAATGTCTTTTTCCAAGTATATTTGTTCTCTACAATATTTTGCTTCGATTCTTCATCCCACAGCTCAAAGTGgccttgttttcttgtttgtttggcCTGCTAGACACCTTCCATGATAAGGGTTTCAAAATCAACCGGAAGTGCTCTAAGAGCACAACTGATGAATGGCGGTAAAACTTAAAAGGGTGTAAGCATAACTGCTAAAATGTAACGGAGATGCGCTTCTTTGCCGCTCGGAGCCTCAATTATGCTGTAAATGATTGTTTTAATTATACATGTGAAAATTACAGGATTAGACCATCTGAATTAAACCAGTTTTTTTCATGTAGTGCTACTGTATCTCGCAATAACTTCTAGTACTTTCTTATCGTATCTCTGGATACATTTCAGTAGAGTTTCGGTcgatatttaacaactattcaccgaagtggaggtggctagtggtagatatttactgttttagtatatactaaaacaatgagataatatagcacaaaaagatgattttaactcatttattcctgcaaagattacaatacTTTAGGTCGTAAATTCCGCGCGGACTGCTCGGAGGTTAAttgcaaaggatatccggagtttgagtagccaatcagaggtGCGCGTTCAACGCTACCCAATGTTTTAGCATATACTGTTAGATATTagtatttagtatcacccaactagtggactaatgcaaatcctgcattttgattggctacgctaccagcgaaagcgtgacgctttctttcgttttattcccaaataaacatttcttcaacctgcatttgctaactttattattgccttttctgtcctaCTATTTGGGTGAtagtaaaacaattagacccttcgccctcaagggccacatgtcaatagcccatgaggcgaattgacccgtagcccttgcgggctacgggtctaattgttaaatatcaagggacgctttccatttgacagaactgaccggccagacagggcactctacaacgccttcaaatcaACACTTTTCGAGGATGAAATGTACTCCTCCAGAACattgcgagggattatcatgcaaatgttccttcaaattgttgcattttctttgcaaaatgatGGGTCTGGTCGGCCAgctctgacaaaaggaaagctctctaaaacagtggatagcgttgaaggtgCGGCCTTATGGCTACTCAAATTCCGAATTTAATTttctattcacctccgagcgcTAGCAACTCGTGCGGGATTTGcgcccaaaaatattgtaatcattgcaggaataaatgagttcaAATCATATTTTTGTGCCATCTCTCACAgttttggtatatactaaaacaactttcACCTCTATTTTCACCTGGCTAGAGGATGATACTTAcatcgccgcttcgcggctggCAAAATATCCAccattataatccatcaaatattttcgctcgcgcgcgattggtctaaacgcgtcacgtggacGAATATTCCCAAGCTAAAACTGgagaatatccgaggatattccccaatgatgttccccaatttttaaaaccaacttcaaggattcaagtctcacattaaaattaatgttagaatggcagaacggtttgctttcgtaacagaagaagagataaacctgcagGTCGATAGAGaacagaaaacaccaaaaaatccacttcatacgctgttaattttgacggtaagctgtttgtaaatcgtatccgccacttgtatccgcacaattaaaaaagtatgttttcctttcactgaaatgttgtactttttccccaagcatattcttttaactgaagcgaagtctgttcgaaattctggaaatgaatattgaatgacacggttttggaagccaattgacaaactttgacgtgttgacatatgacggactggctgatcccgcttgttgcgaaaaatatttgaaggataataagtacaatagcctcaatttggcttaaaaaatatgctcggatatttgtccgcggacattatctgttccgagaagcgaacagttttccgagagcgaagctcgaggaaaactgtgagcacGGACAACGGACaacggacaaatatccgagcatattttcgcgccaaatgaaggctattgtttatctAGCCACCTCCatttcggtgaatagttgttaatcaTTACCATCCTTTCGTGTAGTGCCGGTCGTTGATCTAACAGTTATTCCACAAGCGCTCCTTACgtatgagttggctataaccaatTTCATATTCAAAAAGGGCTAATGaagtaattgttttatcatattttgaacTTATTGAATTCTGAGCTTTTCGATGCTTGATAAATTTTATCTCCCGCCACACCTTTCTTCATCTTGCCAAGACTTAGCGCAATCATATGAATATcgatgaataaaaaccgagacgaagtctcagtttttattcaccgatattcaccgagtctgaggtaaataattgttttagtataactacatgggtgattatttgaaaaatatgcattttctattaaacaattaatttcttcgtcagTCACCTCGAGAAAacagcttgcggccattttgataaagccgcttaggtgattatcacgtaataaCCATCTCAATTGCAACCAATCGGCgtagagaattttcaataatcacctttTTAATTATACTAAAGTAGTATACAACCTGATGACCGAATTTATTGAGCCAAAGAAAACGATCATGATAAGGCAATGTTGCAGGTACCCTGGGTACCAGGGAAATTTTTTTACAAGCTCCGAGACAACACTGAGCGTTTTAAAGACCATGACCTGGGAGGGTCGTCGGACTCTGCCTTCGTCTCTTATAGCGTTCCCTCGGACCTTGGAAAAAAATTCCCCTGGTACCAGAGTGTATCGGAGGATGACAATTTACAAATACGGCGCAGATAAAGGTTCCACTTATTGGATTGATCCAACTATTTTTTATCAAAAAGTTATTCTTACACTAGCAGAACTATTGTTTGTGAAATCCATAGAGCTGTCACACCTTGGAAAAAAACAATTCGTCAGTATTTTCTCCAAACTTATCAATTGTTACGTGCGAACAATCTTGTCTCAAGGTATTCAGAAGATCTGGTTCCTGGGCAAAATATAGAGTAAAGCAAGTTAACTTGTTTTGAAGTGGTAACTGCCACGCAGTTAGCGTGATAATTGAGTTGTTACATATTAGTTTAACGACAAGAAATCGTAAATATTTTGCAGCCATGGACCAACAAGTTTGTCACGTGAT
This window harbors:
- the LOC138000672 gene encoding uncharacterized protein; the encoded protein is MISFKISIRGVNFLVCCFAILLAAAKPMAYAACFSESQDDCENGHPAALHHVMRRSIQSSWKRSDSLKVDFIPLVYNVTYYNPGDRISFLLNLTHNQSVSIDMSQQIKVVISSQYLAPVSGSIKLQAGNVSGQDYNSSALSFDIATLNSSDEVSVTFDATVKDSIQPLTNLYFTALVWGQDKDNNNYYYYGPVSSVPTQYAVFPTVMLTRTSYDYLSVGKTTGYSMTITLPKLNFSLLVEITTNINDFSFMELHNVQVKSVGSNIKTTASGSSPNPLVIYDSSEGAYFNDRATLDFGNLTILGDDKGNNNIVIQYNVTIRDHLLLANNSKHWVGAGMRSGYQMLWVGQEALYVYKSEPSLIANLTTRNESYIKRYLIGDRLVVDWVVQHTYNTSYEDAENVTISFNSNSLKILSGTWRMSSGSETPLTLKDNFSSNAIEVEQLAMGKKIDGSLVLEVSNNISPLETLNIFLELRYKNIRGDEKQNTTFTVSPPFVAGVPVFCLKHNASTNQIRIGGRAKFFFEILMIRLISTVTVEVILPVNGTSIMSLVYFKVNSVGKNIQNHIALSKVTAKLNSTVGDPKLYDRGVLDFGTVGNEYGVADHPDNKIAMEFEIIVNDHANVTNGSKHWVGVGVRGGKRMMWIGDVALIADVPLSRRPVLQVSATCTLNGTQQECKDATSLKRSSRVYFNGTVSHAHTSQQYADKVNVFWMMPPYVQFSQLGRHEELSYQYTQQGPKFSFNKKLHFLDKFSFSVEGELDPYGLMPPGDNYAVSPIQLSYSPYSLSAVFGAPLVPVSLKFTSPGKGAPEVTPSGLPETYKRGFLLDSTNDIVYICQQSKERTSSSCFSTSSNEAVIWTAMDQQVCHVIGQDGSDLYGIACNNRAYMRKRSPHEAWYGIANAIWEEAKTRNSNINESLVTIEEDNSHSLQTRGTVIKWGANMTGVYMNSGRDWTLKAQWKCCGK